One region of Penaeus vannamei isolate JL-2024 chromosome 36, ASM4276789v1, whole genome shotgun sequence genomic DNA includes:
- the ATPCL gene encoding ATP-citrate synthase (The sequence of the model RefSeq protein was modified relative to this genomic sequence to represent the inferred CDS: added 276 bases not found in genome assembly), which translates to MSAKAIREATGKALLQKNLPAGVCAPCRYAAVTEDTQWDALATQHPWLLTEKLVVKPDQLIKRRGKLGLIKVGTDLAGARAWVGERMNKDQKVGKAVGKLRTFIIEPFLPHEQKEEAYVCIYSHRGGDTILFTHEGGVDIGDVDAKALKLDLEIEDQLSVEQIKEKLLVHVESGPRKEKAAAFIKALYDLYVELCFTYLEINPLVITSDNVYILDLAAKLDATAEFMCKTKWGDVDYPPPFGRDALPEEAFIADLDAKSGSSLKLTILNEKGRIWTMVAGGGASVIYADTICELGGAPELANYGEYSGAPSEQQTYEYAKTILTLMTKENHPDGKILIIGGGIANFTNVAATFKGIVRALQQYQAKLIEGKVSIFVRRAGPNYQEGLRIMREVGKTLGIPVHVFGNETHMTAIVSMALGKRQIPTEPTGESHTANFLLPGGQNAAVMKAQDASDQSPRPTRKASTSEPEPAKKVVQKELKQLFHKDTKAIIWGMQTRAVQGMLDFDFVCSRSEPSVSAMVYPFTGDHKQKFYWGHKEILIPVYKNMADAMKKHPDADVLINFASLRSAYDSTIETLAFPQIRTIAIIAEGIPENLTRILIKRANEKGVSIIGPATVGGIKPGCFKIGNTGGMMDNILHSKLYRPGSVAYVSRSGGMSNELNNIISHNTDGVYEGVAIGGDRYPGTTFMDHLLRYHDNPEVKMLVLLGEVGGVEEYEVCQALQNKRITKPIVAWCIGTCAGMFSSEVQFGHAGACANAERETAVAKNKALADSGAKVPVSFDELGEMIHFVYRGLLEEGIIVPKEEVPPPTVPMDYNWARELGLIRKPASFMTSISDERGQELLYAGMPISAVLEQGLGIGGTLSLLWFQRRLPPYATTFLEMCLMVTADHGPAVSGAHNTIVCTRAGKDLVSSLVSGLLTIGDRFGGALDGAARQFSEAFDKGLLPMEFVNDMRKKGQLIMGIGHRVKSLNNPDKRVEIIKNFVKQEFPCTPLLDYALEVEKITTSKKPNLILNVDGVIGVSFVDLLRNSGSFTREEAEEYVNIGTINGLFVLGRSMGFIGHYLDQKRLKQGLYRHPWDDISYVMPEHYAS; encoded by the exons GTGGGTAAGGCAGTGGGCAAGCTTCGGACCTTTATCATCGAGCCATTCCTGCCCCacgagcagaaggaggaggcatACGTGTGCATCTATTCCCACCGTGGTGGTGATACCATTCTCTTTACACACGAGGGTGGAGTGGACATAGGAGATGTGGATGCAAAGGCTCTGAAGCTCGACCTTGAGATTGAAGACCAACTCTCAGTGGAGCAAATCAAGGAGAAGCTTTTGGTGCATGTGGAGAGTGGACCCAGGAAGGA AAAAGCAGCTGCCTTCATCAAAGCTCTGTACGATCTCTATGTTGAGCTGTGCTTCACATACCTGGAAATCAACCCACTAGTAATTACGTCAGACAATGTCTACATCCTAGACTTGGCAGCTAAGCTTGATGCAACAGCTGAGTTCATGTGCAAGACCAAGTGGGGGGATGTggactaccctccccccttcggaCGGGACGCGCTGCCCGAGGAGGCATTCATTGCCGATCTGGATGCTAAGAGTGGGTCGTCTCTTAAG CTCACAATCCTGAATGAAAAGGGTCGCATTTGGACAATGGTGGCAGGTGGTGGTGCTTCTGTCATTTATGCAGACACCATATGTGAGCTTGGTGGAGCCCCAGAGCTGGCCAACTATGGAGAGTACTCTGGTGCCCCCTCAGAGCAGCAGACTTATGAGTATGCCAAGACTATCTTGACCCTTATGACAAAGGAGAACCACCCTGATGGCAAG ATCTTGATCATTGGAGGTGGCATTGCTAACTTCACAAATGTGGCAGCTACATTTAAGGGTATTGTGCGCGCCCTGCAGCAATATCAGGCCAAGCTCATTGAGGGGAAAGTTAGCATATTTGTACGAAGAGCTGGACCGAACTATCAAGAGGGTCTGCG CATTATGAGAGAAGTGGGCAAGACCTTGGGTATCCCTGTCCATGTCTTTGGTAATGAGACACACATGACTGCCATTGTGTCCATGGCCCTTGGCAAGAGGCAGATCCCAACTGAGCCAACAGGGGAGAGTCACACAGCCAACTTCCTGCTTCCAGGAGGACAGAATGCTGCA gttATGAAGGCTCAAGATGCAAGTGAT CAATCGCCTCGCCCAACACGAAAGGCCAGCACTTCTGAGCCAGAGCCTGCAAAGAAGGTTGTCCAGAAGGAGCTAAAGCAGCTGTTCCACAAGGATACAAAAGCCATCATCTGGGGCATGCAGACGAGGGCTGTTCAG GGCATGCTGGACTTTGACTTTGTGTGCTCTAGGTCGGAGCCCTCGGTGTCCGCCATGGTTTACCCCTTCACAGGAGACCACAAGCAGAAGTTCTACTGGGGCCACAAGGAGATCCTCATTCCAG TGTACAAGAACATGGCAGATGCAATGAAAAAGCACCCTGATGCTGATGTCTTGATCAACTTTGCCTCGCTACGATCAGCCTACGATTCGACCATTGAAACTCTTGCTTTCCCCCAG ATCCGCACTATTGCCATCATTGCTGAGGGTATTCCTGAAAACCTGACTCGTATCTTGATCAAACGTGCCAATGAGAAGGGAGTGTCTATCATTGGCCCAGCCACAGTGGGTGGAATCAAGCCAGGTTGCTTTAAGATTGGCAACACTGGAGGCATGATGGACAACATCTTGCACTCTAAGCTTTATCGTCCTGGCAG CGTTGCCTATGTGTCACGCTCTGGTGGCATGTCCAATGAGCTTAACAACATTATCTCACACAATACTGATGGTGTTTACGAGGGAGTAGCCATTGGTGGAGACCGATACCCAGGAACCACATTCATGGACCATCTCCTGCGCTACCATGATAATCCAGAG GTCAAGATGTTGGTGCTGCTGGGTGAGGTAGGAGGTGTGGAGGAGTATGAAGTCTGCCAAGCTTTACAGAATAAGCGCATCACCAAGCCCATTGTTGCTTGGTGTATCGGAACATGTGCTG GGATGTTCTCCTCTGAGGTCCAGTTTGGGCATGCGGGAGCCTGTGCAAATGCTGAACGAGAAACTGCTGTGGCCAAGAACAAAGCTCTGGCTGACAGTGGTGCCAAGGTCCCAGTCAGTTTTGATGAGCTAGGGGAG ATGATCCACTTTGTGTACAGGGGTCTGCTAGAAGAAGGAATCATTGTGCCCAAAGAGGAAGTCCCACCCCCCACTGTGCCAATGGACTACAACTGGGCCAGG GAACTTGGACTTATCCGAAAACCAGCTTCCTTCATGACTTCCATTAGTGATGAGCGAGGCCAGGAGCTACTCTATGCTGGCATGCCTATTTCTGCTGTCTTGGAGCAAG GTCTGGGCATTGGTGGTACCCTGTCCCTCCTCTGGTTCCAGCGCCGTCTACCCCCTTATGCCACAACTTTCTTGGAGATGTGCTTGATGGTTACAGCTGACCATGGACCTGCTGTGTCAGGTGCTCACAACACCATTGTCTGCACCAGGGCTGGGAAGGATCTTGTGTCATCCCTTGTGTCTGGGTTGTTAACCATT GGTGATCGATTTGGAGGTGCTCTTGATGGTGCTGCCAGGCAGTTTAGTGAGGCCTTTGACAAGGGTCTTTTGCCAATGGAGTTTGTGAATGACATGCGGAAGAAGGGCCAGCTTATCATGGGTATTGGACACAGGGTGAAGTCG CTCAACAACCCAGACAAGCGAGTAGAAATCATCAAGAACTTCGTAAAGCAGGAATTCCCCTGCACACCTCTCCTCGACTATGCCCTTGAGGTGGAGAAGATCACCACCAGCAAGAAGCCCAACCTCATCCTCAATGTAGATGGTGTTATTGGGGTGTCATTTGTCGATCTCTTAAGGAACTCGGGGTCATTTACCAG ggaagaggcagaagaatacGTGAACATTGGTACCATCAATGGTCTCTTCGTTCTTGGTCGCTCAATGGGCTTCATTG GCCACTACCTGGACCAGAAGAGGCTGAAGCAGGGCCTGTACCGTCACCCATGGGATGATATCTCCTATGTCATGCCTGAGCACTATGCCTCTTAA